The window TGTCCAGTCTTGAAGAACTATATGCAGGCAGCTTTATGGAATGGGAATCCTCTGTATACTATGATAGTGATAGTAGTGTTGAATTTGAGGAAGATTATTGTGGTATTGGAGGCAAAGTCAACGCGAGCCTCGATGAATTAGAATCTCTGCCTTTAACATCACTACAAATTTCTGTACCGGAACCATCCGTTTTGCCTACAGAGTCTGTCTTGAAAAATCTAGCTAGATTTAGAATTGTTATAAAGATCAATCTTTTTGCAGAGGGAAGAACACTAGGTAGTATGGATTCAGAGAATGGGTTGAGACTTGAAGGGGATGCGAGCGCGATTAAAAGGAGTGGGATATGTGTACTGCTGAAGAAAACTGAAGATCTGATATTGTACAGTGTGAGGAATTTGAAGAGTGTGTGGCATGAGTTAGAAAATGATGGTTTTCCACAGTTGAAGTGGATATCAATAGAGGAATGTCGGACATTACAACACTTGGTGAACATAAGCCACATCTCAAGTAGTTCACAGCTCCCATGTTTTAGTAACCTAAGAGACATAACAATAGCATCATGTGACAATTTGAACTACTTGTTTCCAGTGTCCATGGCTAGAAGATTGAGTCAACTCCGCAGGATATATGTATATGGCTGCCAAAGAATGGATGGATTGTTTTACGGGAAGGAAGAGGATGATGAGGTTGAGTTTCCTAATCTAATCAAATTGGAATTAAAAAGTCTGCCCGAACTCAAAGGTTTGTTGGTAGACATGGATAATGCAGCCACCAACTCATCCGTTATTCCTGGCAAGGTACATTTCTACCGAGAAATTCTACTAAACTCCTAGAGTAATACactcaatcaattaaaaagaggGATATACACTCTCCCCATCCAGGAGTATTGTAGAATTTCTACTTACCTACCAAGTATTTCATGTTCTCTTTATTAATTATTCATATTTGTACATTATATAAagggttaaggtacaaaaatacccttaacgttgacagtggagagcaattttacccctgacgTCTAAaaaggtgcaattttacccttaacgttggcaacaaacaacaattttacccccacgttgataagttgggtcaacttgagaaataatttatcaaattgtgtCTTTACAGTCATAAATCGTGTCATTTCCACTGTACGCGTACTCTAGTTTATCACTCACCATTAATAGATCACAAAGATATGTATACAcagtgaaaaaaattaaaaaattataatgtgTGCTGTATGAGTTGGATAGAAAAAATCCATATATTttgtcgaatttaaaaatattgatctttaattttattatgaaaCTACAAAAACGAAAAAGATTAGAACCAATTAATACGCAACTGATGTAGAATACGGGAACAAAATGTCTGCCTGgtttaataatgtttgaaattgacccaatttgccgatgtttggggtaaaattgcacaattttagatgttaggtgtaaattgctcttgacggtcaatgttagaggtatttttgcaccttatcccttatataaattaattatctatATGATCTTATTGCACATAAAAGGGGTCATTATGTTACTAaagtgcaaagttcagggaaTTTAAAGTCCGGTTTTGAAGTTTAGGGATTATAAAGAAGGTAAGGGAAAAGTTGAGGGACCATGGATATAATTTACCCCCACAAAAGTTAAACCGTCACTGTTTTTGCTGATATCAAATTTTCAATGTATACCAAATGgttttatcattttaaaattttagttttatatgattttaattttataattcaattCTTAGTTGTTTTATGTATACTGGagtgttcacatggaccttaatgaccatcTAGTATTTGTTTTCACATatagatctagacttattaaattCTAAAGCTTAGTATTTGCTCTTTATACCTGATCATTTATACTTTACATTAATAATTAAAAGGGTCAACACAGATTAAATTGAAGTGTTATGATgattttttgggtaaattacattcattgTCCTTGAACTATAGGGCTATTGACAACATAGCCCCTGAGCTTTATTTCTTGACATAAAAATCTCGTAACTTTGCATTATCATAGCATTGAAGTCCCAGTCGTCGAAAATCCATTAAAAACTTCGAACCctctttttatgttttgttaTTATATGTGAATTTCCAACAGATGTCTATATCATTTCTGTCACGTTGGATACGACTCTCAAATCTGCAAGAGCTTGTGATGGAACGTTGCCATTTGGTAAATGTGGCATTTTCGATCTTTGTTGTTGAGCAATTAGTTCAgcttaaaactttaaaaattAGATATTGCAAGCAGATGGAATATATTATTGGAGGCGAAGATGTAGAAAAACATACAAGAACAAGTAGATTGGTGTTTCCAATGTTAATATCTATCAACATTAGTGATCTACCAGAACTGGCAAGTTTTTGTCAAGACAGTAACTTTTTCTGGGATTGGAACTCATTGAAGGAAATACAGATAGATAAATGTCCCAAGATGAAGACATTAGTTGCACAAACTCAAATCATCCCTTCAACATCAAATCAAACTGTTGCTTCCATCAAAGAGGTATTAGCCTTTTGCATTTTGACTTTTAGGTGAGGGGCCTTAAAGAAAGGCCCAAGTTGAGATTCCATGGGTGTATTTTAACCCTTACATGTTGGGTTAATTACACATGTGGTCCTCCAAGTAGGGCTTGAAATgggccgagccgctcatgagcggcttggTGTttggctcgatttataaacgatCGAGCTTGAGCACGGCGAAGCTCGGATCGAAAGCTCGTGAACACGCtcgattataggttcatgaacaagctcacAAGCTAGCTTggttataatgttcatgaacacgCACAAGCTtggtttaattatatttttaataataatatttttattaagggTGAAATGTAAAACAACTTAGTATTATGTaaactttagttttgtagatttcaaaactatttagttttgtgttaatgaaatttcaaatcaatataattaatgagttgatAATGAGCGAAGTTCATGAACTGAATTAACGAGTTTAACGAGCTGCTCGCGAGCAAAGCTCGGTAACAAGCTCGTGAACAGCTTGTTAACAAGCTCGCGCACAGCTCGTGAGCAGAATGTTGATCGAGCTCGTGCTGGTCAATTTTCTGAAGAGCCGAGCATGAGCAGGTCAAAGCTCAGCTCGACTCGACTCGATTACAACCCTACCTCCAAGTATAAAGAATGGGAACACCAATGCCATAAAACTTAATTTCTtaacataaaaatcatcaaatattaaaaaaacaacCTAGTTTGGCCTTTCTAAAAACAAAATGGAAGGTGTCTAAAagcaaaatattaaaaaaacaacCTAATTTGGCCTTTCTTGGTTCTCTTGATATGAGAAATCAAAAGGGAGGGGATGAATGCAACTGACTCGGTTGAGTGTTGGTgacatgtatttttttattattttttaatccatGTAAAAGGACTACAGGATAAATCAAATGTAAagttggatgattttaatgttaagAAATTAAATTTGGTAGCATTAGTATTCCATTCCTGATACTTGAAGGACTGGGAGTGTAGTTATCCATATTTGATAGCTCATTTCAAATAGCatgatttttttgttgttgttgacaCATGTTTTTGCATCTTATATTACTTATTGTGATAGGTAATACCAAATGAATCTCAAACACGGACTGAGTCTTCGTCTTCCCATAGCTCAAGGAATTGGCATGTAGAGTTggtttctattttattttggtCATCTTGGATACGACTTTCAAATCTGCAAAAGCTTGTATTGGGGGGTTGCAATTCGCTGAAAGTGATATTCTCAATCTCTGTTGCTGAGCAGCTACTGCACCTTCGAACTTTAACTATACAAGTATGTAAGGAAGTGGAATATATTGTTGCAACTCTTCCaggacaagaagaagaagaagaaaaacatacAAGAACAAGTAAATTAGTCTTCCCAATGTTAACATCTATACACATTTTTAATCTACCTCAGTTGGTGACTTTCTCTGCTGACGCTCGTGTTTCCTTGGATGGGCATTCATTGAAAGAAATACAAGTACATTACTGTCCTAAAATGAAGACATTAATAGCACTCAATCAAAGCACTTCAACATTAGATCAAAGTCTTCTTTCCATCAATGAGGTTTGCGTTCTGattttgaataatttttatAGTTCAGGTTCCGTTTACTTGGCCTAAAAAACCATTTCGCCTGAATTTACTCAAAGTTACACCTATTGACCCTCTAAACTTACTTAAGTTAATTTccttaaagtgatctattggCCCTGAACTTATTTGAAGTGATGTGATACGCACTTTAACTTGCTCAAATCACCTCTTACTCTGCCACGTAGCTTTAATCATGTCATCTTAAACAAGTTCAGAGGACTAACGAGACATCTTTAATGTTCAGGGGTCAATCGGGTTTTTGGCCCCCCTGAACTTGGACTAAAAAACTGATTGACCCTCTGAAGTTTAAGGATGTAGCATTAGCCGATTCAGGGGCTCAAAAAACTGATTGACCTCCTCCATGATTAACTCCCTATTTGTGGGGCAGAGTAAGAGGTGATCTGGTCAACTTAAAGCGCGTATCACTTTAGCTAAGTTTAGAGGGCTAATAATTcaatttaagcaagttcaataAGTAAGTTCAGGGAACAATGATGTATCCATAGATAAAGATGAGTTTTTCCCTCTGTATGTATCTTTGTTTTTATATCATTATATCTTGAAGTGAATAAAGATATTCCTGGAGTAAAATTGTAGAAAATATTTATCGTCTAGGCAGTTATGATAGTATTTTGTACCTGAATCGGTGGCTCACTTTTTCTAAAATAATAGGGAAGAGGACCGAAACATGTCATTGAAAGATCTAGTATGTACCATACCTGGACAATAGTTGGAGTCAACGACTCTCATAGGGCTCTGTAGTGGAAGAACCAAAAACTCAGAGGGTCAGTGGACCAAAATTGAGTGagaaaacatatatttttttgggaTTAATAATCAGTGACGGAGAAATCTATCGTAGTTCGATCTGTACTGCCAAATTTGTCATAAATTCTGTAAATAACAAGATTAGGGACGAGATTTTATATTAGCGACATAATTTTTGtgataaatccaattttttgtTACTTTTCCCTGGAATTGGGGGGGTTGACGGAATAATTAACCTaccatttttacaattttaatgcAGATGCTATTCAAGATTGCGCCAGAATCTAAAGGATCTCCATCTCTATCTGTAGAAGAAGTGGATGTTCAAGACTGTGTGAATTTGTCTAATCTTTTCTCCTCGGATGTGGCCAAACTTCTGGGGAAACTACAACGTTTAAAAGTAACAACATGTGAGAAGATTGAAGAGGTTATTTCAAAAGGAAATGAAGAAGCAGTTGACAAAATTGCATTTCCTCAGTTAAAGTCAATGGAACTAAAGGGTTTACAAAACCTTCGGAGTTTCTACAATGGGATTCATCCGGTTGAATTGTCGTTTTTGAAAGATTTACAATTTGATGAATCCAATTTTCAACTGAAGATTTTCTTGTTCGAATGCTCGCTGAATGTAAAGGAAATGTGCATAAATGGAACCGATTATTCAAAAATGGGAAATCATTTCACCAATGATACCATAAAAGAACAGGTACAATCAGCTAACCTTTTATTCAACATTTTacttagttcaatttaatacaTAATTACACATAAACTTCCCACTTTTTCCTGGGAACTTATATTTGGATCTATATCACACCTACATTTGTCAAATTTGGACATCTGACACTCTTATTTGCTGATTTGGTAGACTTCATATTAAGTCGGCATGGCACCGTCAAGTCAAACTTCCCTTTAAACATGTTTCATGCCATGTCAGTAAATAATGGTGTTCAAATTGACAAGTTTAGATGTGTTACAACTTACAAGTCCAAGATAAGTTCGGAGTGCCAAATGGTAAAAAGTGACAAATTTAGATGTGCAATTATATATCAAGCCATTTAATTTTCTCTCATAAGAagaaaccatatatatatatgttagcgATTCATCCTTTAAACACCCAAAACTTAGTTTTAAGCCCCTAAACTACACAAGTTTGTGCAATTGAACCCACattttttaattctattaaacTCTTGATCTTTATAGTTGAAACTTATTGAACTTTTTCTAATCCAAACAATTTGTGGAAGTGAACCACGGAAGACATGTGATGGAGTTGAAAAAAATAGGCTCAATAGATTCCGATTATAAAGTTCAAGGGCTCAATAATCCCGACCCTTCAAGATTAAGGACTTGACAAAAAATATTTAAGTTTTGAGGGTGTAACGAACGAGTCCTGGGTGGGTGGATTTTGGGTAGAAGGCCTGCTAAACGAACGACCTTAAGGATAGTGATGGTATAGGAATGAACTTACTCCCACGttggaaatggagagagagttaGTGGGGTATATTAGTAAGATGTGTTTCTAATACATGCAGACATGTTTTAAATGGAGGGAATGAGACTTGGgtcagagcggacaatatctaagTGACGCATTTTACTGGTTGTTATAGTTCTTTCTTACTTCCACCGCTATCCCTTAGAGCCGCTTCTTGCTCAGGCCTTTTACCCGGTGCCACCTACTCTGGACCGGCTCGTTACAATAACAAATTTATGAAATTCAGTCTTAAAAGTATGTTTCTTTTTTGAAGATGTTGAACAAAGTAAGCATATGCTGCGTTGAGCATTTCCTGATTATGTGTCAACTGCCACATGAAGACTCAAGTAGTATTCGAGATTTACTCTTTACGAAGTGTGAGAAATTGTTGGATGTCATTCCTTGGAATTTGATTACAAGTCTTCAAAAGTTAGAAAAGCTTGTTGTGAAGAAATGTGATTCGGTAGAGAAAATATTCGAGTATGAAAGAGTAAATACTGAAGATCAAACAAGTATTACAATATTCTCTCATCTTGAAGAAATTACTCTGGAAGATCTGAAAAATCTCAAGCATATATTCAACAAGATTCCAAAAAGAATTCTGGGGTTTCAAAAGTTAGAAAAACTCGTCGTGAAGAGATGTGCTTCAGTACTTGAGCTATTCGAgttcgaagaagaagaaagtgtcaCAACATTTTCTCATCTCGACACTATTATTCTGGAATATCTGGAAAATCTCAAGCATATATTCACTAAAATTCCGGACAACATCGTTGGGTTCCAAAAGCTAAGGAAGTTACATGTTGAAAATTGCAACAACTTGAGAAACATATTCTCAGTATGGTCGGTAAAGGGTCTTGTACAGCTCCAACAACTAGAGGTAGCGTTTTGTACGAGGTTGGAGGAAATAGTTGCAAAacaggaaaaagaagaagaagaagctattgtGTTCCCAAAACTGAGGAGTATTAATGTTTTATCTTGTCCTAAACTTGAATGTTTTTACAGTGGAAAACGTGCCATTGAATTGCCAGTACTGAAAAGCTTGAGCATTTTCAGCTGTGATGCTATTCAGACTTTCTCAAATGGATTATTGAGCACTCCAAATCTGCATAAAATAGCAATTGATTTTATGAATCATCCTTGTAATGGAGACCTTAATGCAGCCTTATCAAGCAAGTAGAAGAAGGTACACTCTATTACTTAACATGGTTTGTTCTCATTTCATTTGCGTCTGAAATGGTATCTTTTACAACTCGAAataaggtttttacagtttctcTATAAAAATTCAAATGTAGATGAAGTGGATAATGCTCTATTAACCAAGTTCTATGTTCAAAGCTCATTTTTCAGAAGCTTAATGTGTTAATTTGAAAGATGAAGGGCTCAATCCACCAAAATAAGAATGATTAGAGGCCTCTAGATGTTTTTTACCAAAATTCTAACATACTTTTGGGTGCATGTGCTTCCATCCAACAAGATCTCCCATTGGATGGGAGCATATTGTCACGGACACAGTCTTTCACTACCCCTGTCAACTGTGTACTGCCGGATGAAATCATGCGGGATGTGACAATATGCTCTGGGAGTACATTAGTCAGGTTTTGCACAACTAATGCACCATAGTTGGTACAAAAGTATGAATATATACCATCTTATGACGATCAATAATTTATCACCTACAATCAAAGAATTAGGATGTAAGAAATTATTTACCTATAAAAACGCACGTTACATGTACATTTCATTGGACAAAATATTTATATTGGTTTCAAAAGATTTGATGTTAAGCAGTTAACTAAACTTACCAAAAGAGCTTACAGCTACAATTAAAACCTCAAAGTTAACTGATGTCTATAATTTGTGGCTTTTTAGGGGGCTGGATTTATAAGGACTCTCTATTATGGAAAAGCTTGTCTGAGAGATGTTTGTTAGAGGACAGATGCAATTATACTTGTGATGATCAGTTGACCATTTTAATGTGGTtgttatgcttttttttttttaaattaaataattattctattattaatttttttaatgaaagattgggacgcgattaagaggttagacatcccaactaggttggcacccctaacgCACTTAACCAATcctgaatattattaaaaaaaaaaaaagaaaattacaaaagggGAGAAAATTAAAGGAAACGAATATGAGCAACATTACAAAGGTCATCGAAAACATGAAATTGCAGTGGTCTACATTGTAGATTTGTTTCTATTCATAAATTCAGTTTCCTTCATGTGCCATTTGTTTATGATGCGTTTGAAGACTATGATAGTTATGTAAGGAGCGTTTTTCTATGCAGCTATTCTAGACAGAGTTAGCTATTTATATAGGCGCTTTTGTTTGCATCATTAGGAGACTTTTAAAATTTTGACCTTCAGACCATGCTGTAGTAATCTTACATTTGTAGCAACTTCTTGTGTGTAATTGACAATCATCATCTGCCATTAATGATAAGTGCACTAGTCGTATGCATTGATTTGAGTGTATAACATGTTATTTGTCTTGATAACCCTATCACGGATTTTCTGTtttcattatattttattttagatgTCTATATGATTAGTAATTTAGTGTTTCTTATTGTTCGGTGGGAGTGATTGACTGATAGTCTATTTCATTATGAAGAACTCATGTTTGTGTTTTCATATTACTATGTCTTCATATGCTTTGTGGAAAATGGGCTAGTCTTAGCTTCTTTTGCTTAGGCCTAGATTTCTATGACCTGGACAATGAAAACAAGACGTGAGCTCGAAACCTTCGATCTCTTGATaggtgggtaaattacatacgtggtgtataaTGTTTGCTCTCTTTCATAATTTGGTGTATaatcttcaattttgcacacaaagttgtacaaccttttggtaaCTTTCCACTAAAGTGTAAACCGGTCAACGCGTTACGTCAACAATTTGACCTCCATAAAAGTAAAAAGTTGACCAGTCAACgtgccacatcagcaattttgaCTTTTATGAAGATCAAATTGCTGACGTGTCGTGTTGACTTcgcattgaccggtcataattaccGACTGTAGTCACTGTATATTTTAGTGGAAGGTCATCAAAATGTTATACAGTTCTGTGTGTAAAATTGAAAGTTTTACatcaaaatgtgaaaaatgacaaagattgtACACCACCACATATGTAATCTATCCTAGTTCAACCTTTGAACCTTTTGAATAATCATATAATCATAGAACCTTTCTAACTTTGAGGATTCTATATTGATTGAAACCTACACTTCCTCCATCGAACTCCTGATTATATTGAGATCTAATCATAGTATCTTACATCAATTGTTGTTGCATGTCCTTCCTTCAATGCCTCTTTGTACTCAAAGTCTTAGTTGCAAAACACTCAACTCTTCCATTTTGACAATAACTACTTTGAAACCTTCACTGAAGGTAAGTTGGCAATCATGGTTTCAATTTGATAGTAGATACTCTTCTTTCTTGCATAGATTTATTTTTCCATCttaacatgattttttttttttttttaataaaagcgGTCTTGAATGTACATGCAAGATTTTTGGTGAGAGTAAATGGCCAATTGCGCATGATTGGGTTGTGATCATGGACTTGATTGCTTGCAAaatattggcttaatacatcatttgctccccGAACTTGTCAAAAAAGGTTGATTGACCtcatgaactttcaaagtgtctcgatagcctcgtgaacttgcataaaatgttcatttagccctctgaacttgcgtaaaatgtaatcaattaatcgtTCGGTtgcaaaaagtaagttaaatgcgggaTATGTATTGTACACGTCTTAgattgttattacataattcataaaatatattaaaaaggaagttcttAATTGCAAAACTATAAACTTTGTTTtccctaatattagaaccgtataTCCCGACCTTCATCGTTTTGCTCTTTTAAAGACGTATTCAAtacatctttcgcatttaatttactttattttgtgcaattgagtgattaattgattacattttacgcaagttcagggagctaattgAACATGCAAAATAACACGACAATCAGTTTTGACACACTTACTTGTAATTCAAAATGGATATTGACCATAAGATTCTAATAAACCTAGTTCTAAAAATGAATTTGTTTATTCAGGGTTCATGTAAATATTATTGATGAAGATCAAATAATAAGATGATAAGATGATAATCCGTTTTGAAGCACTTGCCTACCGTCCAAATGGGTATTCACAATTTATAAAAAGACAATCTTTTGATACGATCCATTTGATATATATAGAAACATGAGGGAAACATATTTAAAGCATGTTTGTAGTCTAATTAGTTTCAATGTGTCAACCAGAACTACTTATGGAAGGATTCTAAATTTGAGTTTATTTTGACGCATATGGATGATACGATGgaaagacttttttttttcttaatgttAAATGCAGTAGGAACGTGGTAGCTTATAAAAAAAGACTTTACACTAATATCAAATAAATAGTAAAGATTGTTTTTTCAGACTTGCTCTTTGCTTTATTACAatactagtttttggcccgtgcgatgcacggatttatcttaatatataaatattaataaaaatacaatctaataattacaattaatgacataaatgtgttatataaattaaatattattatttgattttcacatttactttaaataatatttttatagataaatataataataaaataaaaactaatatattatatattatattatattttttatcagtaaaaaaggaggaagtgacacctcagttccatcattactgttttatattatatatagatagatatgtaaagaattagagagattttagggattaatttaaattctgtagtactcttagatatatgggataaaataatctttttatagataaatatacataataaaattaaaattaatatattaaattttttatcactaaaaaaggaggaagtgacacctcagttccatcgttactgttttatattatatagatatatagatgtgtagagaattagagagattttagggattaatttaaattctgtagaactcttagatatagtacggataaaataatctttttatagataaatatatataataaaattaaaattaatatattaaattttttatcactaaaaaatgaggaagtgacacctcagttccatcgttactgttttatattatatatagatgtgtagagaattagagagattttagggattaatttaaattctgtagaactcttagatatagtacggatacaataatctttttatagataaatatatataataaaattaaaattaatatattaaattttttatcactaaaaaaggaggaagtgacacctcagtttcATCgtcactgttttatattatatatagattgaaTTTCTTTATTTCTGATTCCTTTTCTTATTTACATACAAATTCTTTCAATTGAATAACACTAAAGACACgctcataaaaaaaaagttcataAATAACGAATGTCAACCAAATGCACGACCATGCAATACAAGATTGTTGGGCTTTTGGAGATTAAGAGATAGGCTCAACTGCAACGATGGGTccaactgcagcgatccaactCCGTGGGCGATTAAGGTTTCTTgaggagtataaatgtaacctctttctctgtaatccgtatctctttcattatagtgaaatatcctggTTTGGTAGTGCCCCtagacgtagtcattcatattgagtggcgaactgggtaaacaattctttTGTGTTTGCTTGTTTTTTGTTTATCTTAATTTCATTTATTCCTAACAAAGATGTAGTATAACAATGGAACGCTTTTACGATGATATTAAGATAAAAGGAAAGTTTAAAGGAAGCTATCAATTTTGGGTTATTAATACAGAGAGATGTGAACTCCATTAATTCATCCTAgcatggaaaaaaaaaatacttcaatCATCCAATATATTATGACTAGAACTAGACCAACCCGTTACTTATATATACACTTGCAACATGCTTAGTTCTTGTCCGATACAATTTTGCAAACAATATAACGGCACTGTCCCGCCTATTACTTTGCTTAATATGTCGTTTGCAACGGTTGTAGTTCATGCACGTGACAAATAGTCAAGCAGTCAATCTAATATGACCGGCCAATTTGTATTTGTATTAGTTTGATTAACGAACCGTTACAAATTCTTGGAATGCTTAAATTTTGTAATAGGGCTTCAAAATAAACCGATATAAATATACAGAAAGATCAAATAATATCGAAAGCTAATGTTGCAAGCAACTAATTTTACAACTATGTTATTTGATTATATATACAATAATGCATAAACTAATCCAACAGATAGAACATTTCAAacgaaaaaaataattttattagttttttcgCGGATAAGGAAAGATGACACAGCTGACAATAATCATACAAAATAGAAAACTTATAGCAAATATGTACTTAATGAATTTTTGTTTAATACAAAAACACCATTCTTGCGTAAATTAATTCATGTAATGTAAAATGTCAAATATTAGTAGATTTTagacccgtttgttttacctactgtttgctgttggaaaaaccTGATTTTCCAAATACTTAAAACTCATTTTGAAGTGGAAAGACAAACAGtagcatgaaaatgagcaatcAAACACCTAATTCTTATAAGTAAGAAAATGCTTAATACATCGTTTTTCTTTTGAGCTTGTTCAAAAAAATTGATTGACCTCCTGAAATTTCAAAGTATCTCGATAGTCCTatcaatttgtataaaatattcaattaatcATCTAAACTTGCGTCAAATGTAATCAATTTATTATTCCATTATAAAAAAGTAAGCTGCATGTAAAAATGAGTTATACGCATCTTAAAATGTCATTACATAATTTATAGAATAGATTAAAAAAGTTCTtattgctcaactataaaacttgttttctctaatattagaaccgcatgCCCTATcgtcttacttttttttttaatgtgtgCAACACATTTTCCGCattgaattttcttttttttataattgaatgattaattgattatattttacgtaagtttaggaagctaattgaaatattttaaaagttgaAGGGCCAACCGTTGGACAAGTTCatagcaaatgatgtattagaaaaaaaaa of the Euphorbia lathyris chromosome 7, ddEupLath1.1, whole genome shotgun sequence genome contains:
- the LOC136234957 gene encoding uncharacterized protein isoform X1 — translated: MPSPLPVFSSIVCPLQSLTDILGLKKVSRWFLFLLDQLSVTFILGVYVLQVMHLLVLQLPVFPLQFRLQILPHLRILALTFLSPCEKVLVIDMEFLTAIVSSIAGEIAKYTVAPIGRQIGYLIFYDRNINNLKTKLQKLHDKKTGVDLQVNHAERNLYDPPPEVKTWQHQVVTVHVEATKFLEDEEIERKKRCFSGPCRNPKSLHSLSRKATKMSQDVVALLEDAEKFQFSEFACPRPPPALGSTFHTEGIKDFGSRVSLMKDVLKALMDDNLSMISICGLGGVGKTTMVKEIVKVVETQKLFDEVAMPVVSQNPNLKKIQGDIASCLGLELKDDTEKGRALKLHERIANNEKRILLILDDVWNEIDFEEIGIPAADESKIKCKIVLTSRREDECNKMGSQKNFRIHALSNAEGWDLFKGIAFADDSVDNQDLHQMAKQIAAECDGLPIAIVTIAKALKKKRESVWFDALNQLQRSNLKGVSGMGKVYSRLELSYDLLERGEAKSCFLLCCLFPEDYDIRVEDLVRYGMGLRLLENIESIQQARHRVHALVDELKDSFLLLDSDKDDHDQYVKMHDVIRDMAISIASKEKSYIVSCNDEMKKWPETDRYEDCHAISLRCKQMKEHPSDLNCPKLELVRLQYQKGLKRLPDNFFKGMKELKVLDLDIPSLPDSLPVLEKLRTLYLSDMAEIGDVRNVEILTIRDECFPMIPKEVGSMGKLRLLDLRGMSRLRYIPRGVLSRLSSLEELYAGSFMEWESSVYYDSDSSVEFEEDYCGIGGKVNASLDELESLPLTSLQISVPEPSVLPTESVLKNLARFRIVIKINLFAEGRTLGSMDSENGLRLEGDASAIKRSGICVLLKKTEDLILYSVRNLKSVWHELENDGFPQLKWISIEECRTLQHLVNISHISSSSQLPCFSNLRDITIASCDNLNYLFPVSMARRLSQLRRIYVYGCQRMDGLFYGKEEDDEVEFPNLIKLELKSLPELKGLLVDMDNAATNSSVIPGKMSISFLSRWIRLSNLQELVMERCHLVNVAFSIFVVEQLVQLKTLKIRYCKQMEYIIGGEDVEKHTRTSRLVFPMLISINISDLPELASFCQDSNFFWDWNSLKEIQIDKCPKMKTLVAQTQIIPSTSNQTVASIKEVIPNESQTRTESSSSHSSRNWHVELVSILFWSSWIRLSNLQKLVLGGCNSLKVIFSISVAEQLLHLRTLTIQVCKEVEYIVATLPGQEEEEEKHTRTSKLVFPMLTSIHIFNLPQLVTFSADARVSLDGHSLKEIQVHYCPKMKTLIALNQSTSTLDQSLLSINEMLFKIAPESKGSPSLSVEEVDVQDCVNLSNLFSSDVAKLLGKLQRLKVTTCEKIEEVISKGNEEAVDKIAFPQLKSMELKGLQNLRSFYNGIHPVELSFLKDLQFDESNFQLKIFLFECSLNVKEMCINGTDYSKMGNHFTNDTIKEQMLNKVSICCVEHFLIMCQLPHEDSSSIRDLLFTKCEKLLDVIPWNLITSLQKLEKLVVKKCDSVEKIFEYERVNTEDQTSITIFSHLEEITLEDLKNLKHIFNKIPKRILGFQKLEKLVVKRCASVLELFEFEEEESVTTFSHLDTIILEYLENLKHIFTKIPDNIVGFQKLRKLHVENCNNLRNIFSVWSVKGLVQLQQLEVAFCTRLEEIVAKQEKEEEEAIVFPKLRSINVLSCPKLECFYSGKRAIELPVLKSLSIFSCDAIQTFSNGLLSTPNLHKIAIDFMNHPCNGDLNAALSSK